tttttaattcctagCTGATACACTGAATATCCATGGAATTAATTTTCAGTAGAGACTTTGAAAGACTAAACTCGCCGCTGAATGTTTAGAATGGACTTACCAAGTCTCTTCAGAAAAGTTACTGCCCTCTGCTCAGTAGTATTCTCTGAGGGTTGATATGTATTTTAAgaagtagttttttgtttttgtttttttaagccaggcgatggtggtgcacacctttaatcccagcactctggagacagagccaggcggatctctgtgagtttgagaccagcctggtctacaagagctagttccaggacaggctccaaagctacatagaaaccctgtctcgaaaaactaaaaaaaggtagttttgttttttgttaataTAGGTACAAAGCTTATGTatgaagttctttaaaaatgtaatagtaATAACAAGTCCCAGGACTGCTGACCAaagctccattaaaaaaaaaaatgcttactctacagtagcccaggctagcctcatccttacattgatcctcctgcctcacagtGAGCTACCAATCTCACTTcccagccttccctccctccctttagaGATCTGTGTCGTCAGGCTCCCCACCTTGACTTCAGAAATGCTGGGGTTCTGGGTTTGAGCCACCACATCAGGCTCGTTttcatctttagaaaaaaatctgtcaactTAAAGGAAGCTTCTGGTTGTAGTGAGAAAATAGAGGTGAGGGTGATCTAAGGACTGCTTTTGTTTGCTAAATCAGAAAAAGCAAGTGAATTGATTAGAAGTCACAAATACCGTAAACAGAGCAACAGGTCTacgggaagagaagggaaaatacCAAGATGGGGCTCACTGGGAGCTGACGTCAGGATAGGAGTGCAAAAAGAAAGGTAACCTTTTAACAaatacctttcttttctctctccccatctccaagTCAAATAATGGCCGAGACAAGTCTGATAGAGGCTGGAGCCTCTGCAGCCTCCACGGCTGCCGCCCTGGAGAACCTGCAAGTGGAGGCAAGTTGTTCTGTGTGCCTGGAGTATCTGAAGGAGCCAGTTATCATCGAATGTGGGCACAACTTCTGCAAAGCCTGCATTACCCGCTGGTGGGAGGACCTAGAGCGGGACTTTCCTTGCCCGGTCTGTCGGAAGACATCGCGATACCGAAGCCTCCGGCCCAATCGACAACTGGGCAGCATGGTGGAAATCGCCAAGCAGCTCCAGGCCGTCAAGCGGAAGATCAGGGATGAGAGCCTCTGCTCCCAGCACCATGAGGCCCTGAGCCTCTTCTGCAATGAAGACCAGGAGGCTGTCTGTTTGATATGTGCCATTTCCCATACCCACCGGGCCCATACCGTGGTGCCATTGGATGACGCTACACAGGAGTATAAGGTGGGCATCCAGACACATGACGCCAGTGTGGGGAGAGAGTACACACTTCGAGTAGAGGGGTTTAAGCTCCTGAGGCAAGGCTATCTGTTCCTCTATGTTCTCCTCAGAACTATATACATGGGTATTCAGTGCATCTGGTCAACTGTCCTCCACAAGAACAGTGAGGAGTACCCAAAAATTTCTGTGACTTATTGCAAAACAATTGAGTCTTCAGAGTATTGGTATGTATGGTTTTGGAATATATCagaatttttggggtttttttgttttctttagttcttggtttttttcaagacaaggtttctctctgtagcttttggagcctgtcctggaactcagtctgtaaaccaggctgtccccgaactcacagagatctacctgcctctgcctcccaagtgctgggattaaaggcggcacCACCACAGTCAAGCCATATAtcagattttaaataaatgagtgaaGCCACATAAGATTCTGAAAAATAGTTTGGAAGAACTGAAAAGTAttttgatttcttcatttctgcCTGTTCGCTCAGGATGGTTTTCCCCATTTGTTGGAAATAGCTAACATTACGTTAAAGTGCTAAATCCAGCAGACTAAGCTGAACCAGCCTGCGTCTTGTCCATGTAACGAGTATCGTGACATTTAACATTTAAATCGCTAGCGAGGGCACAGGGTAGCTGTTTCAGTCATAAAAATCAAAGATGGCACTGTCTagaattttcatttattctgCTTAGTtaacaaaattttgaaaaaatatttaaggtaATTTACAGCCAGGTTTTATTTTGTCTATAGGTGGTTAGATCTGAATGGAAGCCCAGGTGACAAAAGGATATCAAgacaggcaggggtgggggtgggctgtagagatggctcagcggttatgagcactgcttgctcttcccaagatcctgagttcaattcccggcaactacatggtggctcacaaccatctgtaatgatatctggtgccctcttctggcctgcaggcatacacacagacagaatattgtaaacataaacataaataaattaattaattaaaaaaaaaaaagacaggccgGGGGTGatacacacttataatcccaagACTCCAAAGGTAGAGGCAGCAGGCGCCTGGGAGGTGAGGTCATCCGTGGTTTGTAGCCAGGCCAGGCTGCTGGAGACTTTACCatgaaacaacaacaatacaCAAATAAGTAAAGGTTTTCTCCTGGCTGGAGGAGGggactgttctttttttttttttttttagatttatttatttatttcttatgtatacaacagtctgcctccatgtatgcccacacaccagaagagggcaccagatctcattacagatggttgtgagccaccatgtggttgctgggaatcgaactcgggacctctgaaagagcagccagtgctcttaaccactgagccatctctccagccccgggactGTTCTTGATGTACATACCCTGCATGAATTCTCGGCaccaccaaaacaaaccaaaaagaaaagaataaatcagGTAACTTTGAGTGTAGTAGGCAGTTGTCTGTAAGAAAACAGAGTGGGAAAGGAAGCAGGTGATAACAGGTAGACTTCTAGAGTCAGGTGTGCCTCAGACCTGAGGGGGACGAGCCAACGCAGGGAAGGGGTCTATAAAAGACCCAGTTCTAGGCAGGGGAGGGGGTGTGGTCAAGAAGTGATGAGAGCAGAAATCATATGATTTAGGGTGGGGAAGATGTCTTGGTCCTAGAACATTTGTCCTGCATGCCCGAGGCCCTGGGTCAGTCTACCCTGAGTACTTCAAGGGAAGAATAATCAGGACTGTACAGATGATTTAGCAGTTAAAAACATTTACCAGTCTGGCAGAtcacctgaatttggttcccagatgGCCATTCACTGTTGCTTATAAATGGGTTAAGCTCTTAAGGAATGGATGTATCGACTAACTCCAAATGtctcctctcctgctctctcccaACCTTCAGGAGAAACTGCAGAAGTGCCTGGAGCCCCTGGAACAGAAGCTGCAGGAGATCACTTCCTGCAAAACCTCCGAAGAAAAGAAACCGGGGGAGCTCAAGGTAGAGCAGGCAACTGCTGCCTTCACTGCTTGGCTGGGTGTTTGCCTGTGAGCGAGTCAACAACACTTGACTTAATCTATCAGTTAATTGGAAAACTGCTATTCTCTCAGAATGATATTTCATTAGGTGTTTGTCATTAAACCCTATACTTAAATTACTTGTCATGAGTTAAGTACTGAGAAGGATATAAGAAATGAATGAGCTGTTGAGATGACTctgtggataaaggtgcttgctgtgcaagcatcaAGGCTTGAAGCCCCCGTGAAGGTAGGAAGATAAAAATGAACCCACAGAGATGACATCTGAGTTTACATACTCATTGTGTGTACACACTCTGTGTATACAATAATAAATACTGCTAAGTCCAGGGAGTCCTCGCCCCAGTATTCTCCTCCCACCCACAAGCAAGGAAAGAGGATCTCCTAAGACTACAGGGATGGGAGCTTCTTAGAGAGGTTGGAGGACAGAGAATTTGGGAAGTTcaccaggagagagggatgaaCTGAGCAAGAGCTCCCAGaactgctcttttgtttgtttttaattacttttagttactcttttttttttattttatgtgtatgggtattttgtctatgtgtatgtctgtggaccaAATCCCTGCCTGTTGCCcaaagagagcagaagagggcctcagatcccccagaactggagttaccaatggTTCCaagtgccatgtgggtgctgggaattgagctcaggtcctctggaagaacaaacagCCAATATTCTTAAACTCTGCAGTCCCACAGAAccacattctgttttgtttgtttgagagactCTCACTATATAGCcgtggctgacctggaactcactatatatacCAAGGTGGCTTCGAATTCACaaaggtccacctgcttctgcctcccaggtgcttggAATAAAAGCGTGCACCATAACATTTGGCTTAGAACTACATTCTTGTAATTAAGTAATCTAAGGTAATGCTGATTCATTCCCAGAATGCCTTTCCCTTCCTCAGCCTTCAGCTTTGGGGTTCTTGGTAAAATGCCTTGACCAAAAGTAACGAAAGGATGAAGTTTCATTTTACCTTGCAGTTCCAGAGGGAAGAAGTCTATAATTGCAGGGAAGGCAGTGTAGCAGCAAGAACAGGAAGTAGGgtagcctgcccccagtgacatacttcctctagcaaagctccacctcctaaaggtcccaTGACCTGGGGCCCAGTGTTCAGATACATGACCTATGGAGGGTATTTCTCCTTTAAACTATGGTAATATTTGAACCAAAGTATGGCTGTTgtctttaattataatttttcaatTTAGTGGTCTTTAAAACTGCAATTCAAAACATTCCTTTTATGACTGTTTGAATTTGTCTCCCGCCCATTTCCCGCTTTGCTtccctctttcctcagcctccagaattaGACTCAGTAACCCCCGTTAAAACAGTTTGTAGGGGCCCAGAGAGATAGCTCatcagttaggagcactgactgctcttccagaggacccaggttcaattcccaacacccatatggcagatcacaactatctgtaaatccagttcagAGGATCCTAcatcctcacatagacatacatgaaggcaaaacaccaatgcccataaaacaaaagtaaattaaaaattttcaaattataaaaacaatttataaaagcagcacatacatataatcccaatactcaggaagcCAAGACTGCAGTTAAGAccctggttttaaaaaaaaaaaattaaaattttaaaaagtgcgTAAGAACTGAGGGTATGGCATCAGTTCACCAACACCACAGACAAAAAAATATTAAGCTTATGAACTGGCCAtggatggtgcacacctgcaatcacAGAGGAGGCTGGAGCTATAATATTTCAAGCTCCTATCACAAGTTCATAGCCagcacaggccagcctgggctgtgtagtaAGATGTTATCTCCTGGGTTCGGATGGAGTTTATAACTAGCTATACTGAAATCAAAAATTTTAGCAAAAAAGTTCAGATGAGACAACCTACCTATATAATTTAAAGAGACTGTCGTATCCAGTAGCATTATAGAGTgatagttagttagttagttagttagttagttagttagttagttagttagtgaTGGAGCAGAGCTTCACTGAGTAGTTGTGGC
The nucleotide sequence above comes from Microtus pennsylvanicus isolate mMicPen1 chromosome 7, mMicPen1.hap1, whole genome shotgun sequence. Encoded proteins:
- the Trim39 gene encoding E3 ubiquitin-protein ligase TRIM39 isoform X3 produces the protein MAETSLIEAGASAASTAAALENLQVEASCSVCLEYLKEPVIIECGHNFCKACITRWWEDLERDFPCPVCRKTSRYRSLRPNRQLGSMVEIAKQLQAVKRKIRDESLCSQHHEALSLFCNEDQEAVCLICAISHTHRAHTVVPLDDATQEYKEKLQKCLEPLEQKLQEITSCKTSEEKKPGELKRLVESRRQQILKEFEELHRRLDEEQQALFSQLEEEEQDILQRLRENAAHLGGKRRDVAHLAAEVEGKCLQSGFEMLKDVKSTLEKCEKVKTMEVTSVSIELEKNFSSFPRQYFALRKILKQLIAPHSGFSRQRM
- the Trim39 gene encoding E3 ubiquitin-protein ligase TRIM39 isoform X4, whose protein sequence is MAETSLIEAGASAASTAAALENLQVEASCSVCLEYLKEPVIIECGHNFCKACITRWWEDLERDFPCPVCRKTSRYRSLRPNRQLGSMVEIAKQLQAVKRKIRDESLCSQHHEALSLFCNEDQEAVCLICAISHTHRAHTVVPLDDATQEYKEKLQKCLEPLEQKLQEITSCKTSEEKKPGELKRLVESRRQQILKEFEELHRRLDEEQQALFSQLEEEEQDILQRLRENAAHLGGKRRDVAHLAAEVEGKCLQSGFEMLKDVKSTLENGCDPGP